AGGACAGAATGACAGTTACAATACTGTACCCTATCACTAAGCTACTGAGCGTGAAGAGCACTATTTCATTGATGGATGTATCTGAGCAGGAGAGGGCCAGCAAGGGTGGAATGTCACAGAAAAAGTGGTTGATGACATTTGAATTGCAGAAGGACAGTCGGAATGTACAGGATGTGTGGATTGCTGAATCTACGAAGCCTACTGCATACGAAACAGTCACAAGCTGGATGCAGACCTTCTTGGACATTGCGATTGTGTAGAGCAGGGGATTGCAGATGGCaacatagcgatcataggccataACAGCTAGCATGAGGCATTCAACATCTGCAAAGGCTgcaaaaaaatacatttgaacaGCACATAAATTATAAGGAATCCTCTTCTTTTTAGACAAGAAATCAGCCAACATCTTTGGAGAGATTGTAGAGGAGTAGCAGATGTCACAGAAGGACAGACTGCTCAGGAAATAGTACATAGGTGTGTGAAGTCTGCTATCCAACTTGATTAGCAGGATCATCCCTAGATTAGTAATTACAGTTAGGCCATATACAAAGAAGAACAACACAAAGAGGCCCTGTTGCACATCCTGTCTTCCAGAAAGTCCTAACAAGACAAATTCAGTAAAAACAGTGAAGTTCTCAAATGTCATCCTTTGGATCTGGATACCCTGGATTTCAATAAGAAGGAAAAGTTGACAGTTACAATTTTTCTTTGCTTATAGTCAGACTCTAGGTCTTCGTTTTAACAGAAGGAAAAATTGATAAAATCACCAGTGCATGAATTAGActattggaaatatatttttcaatgtccattaatgagaaaattacatcatttttgtATATGCATAGCTTTCTTTAGATTATATAACACATATTAATCTAAATTTATGTACATGATGTACAAAGAAACATCATGACACTATAGAAATATACGCTGTCCCCACCTGTTATAGGTTAAGGAGTGGATATTTTCAGAAACCCAGGCAATATTTCTCCTATCACCGTATGAAGAACACTGGCATCTTCAGATAAGAATTGTTATATCTCATTTACAAAAAGCATCACAATGTCCTCTAAAATGAATATGCATAATTAAGTATGTGTACTGAAAGCAACCATTCTTATCCTTTCATTCTCTAAACTTATGGAGCATCAGTGTGACAGAGGTATTTATAAGTAAATTCACATACCTTACTGAAAACATCTCAAGCTCATCTCTGGTTTCAAAAAATGACCTACATTTACTATGACTTGGATTGAAGAATTGAGATCCATTGAAATAAACAGAGAGGTGtgggaaaatagagaaaaagatttGTAGTTGCAAAAATCCTGAGCACAAAGACAAGACTTTGTCAGAAACAGCACT
The DNA window shown above is from Rattus rattus isolate New Zealand chromosome 5, Rrattus_CSIRO_v1, whole genome shotgun sequence and carries:
- the LOC116900352 gene encoding olfactory receptor 5W2-like, which codes for MTFENFTVFTEFVLLGLSGRQDVQQGLFVLFFFVYGLTVITNLGMILLIKLDSRLHTPMYYFLSSLSFCDICYSSTISPKMLADFLSKKKRIPYNLCAVQMYFFAAFADVECLMLAVMAYDRYVAICNPLLYTIAMSKKVCIQLVTVSYAVGFVDSAIHTSCTFRLSFCNSNVINHFFCDIPPLLALSCSDTSINEIVLFTLSSLVIGYSIVTVILSYCYIIATICRMNSAEGRRKAFSTCASHLMAVAIFHGTLLFMYFRPSTSYSMDTDKMASVFYTVVIPMLNPLIYSLRNKDVKGALRKLININLWPG